The Vicia villosa cultivar HV-30 ecotype Madison, WI linkage group LG1, Vvil1.0, whole genome shotgun sequence genome includes a region encoding these proteins:
- the LOC131658074 gene encoding uncharacterized protein LOC131658074 produces MKECKLYDMGSSGPKFTWRGGMYHGGQRIYERLDRALGNEEWKLLLPDSFVKVLPRVNFSDQHPIMVSLNRDYYVNGGRQFRFESAWLVEHDYTSRVKGLWKNGEDIMSNLDRIKCDAKEWKKWNGDRNTRYYHIKDVNRRRRNNIQMLQDNDGNWIDKPKELRELVNNFYKDLFKISSIGSGRFQSKLTYPPLHDEELNKLNDNVTELEIKSVVFSMQPWKAPGPDGFPAGFYQRSWNMVGNSVVALVRQV; encoded by the exons ATGAAGGAGTGTAAGTTATATGATATGGGATCTAGTGGTCCAAAGTTTACTTGGAGGGGAGGGATGTATCATGGTGGCCAGAGGATTTATGAAAGATTAGATAGAGCTCTTGGTAATGAGGAGTGGAAACTTCTTCTCCCTGATAGTTTCGTTAAGGTGCTGCCTAGGGTGAATTTTTCTGATCAGCATCCCATTATGGTTTCGCTGAATAGGGATTATTATGTTAATGGTGGCCGTCAGTTTAGATTTGAAAGTGCGTGGCTAGTGGAGCATGATTATACTAGCAGAGTTAAAGGGCTTTGGAAGAATGGTGAGGATATCATGTCTAATCTTGATAGGATCAAATGTGATGCGAAGGAGTGGAAAAAATGGA ATGGTGACCGCAATACTCGATACTATCATATTAAGGATGTGAATAGAAGAAGGCGTAATAATATTCAGATGCTGCAAGATAATGATGGGAATTGGATTGACAAGCCAAAAGAACTTAGGGAGCTTGTTAACAACTTTTATAAAGATTTATTTAAGATAAGTAGTATTGGCAGTGGCAGGTTTCAAAGTAAATTGACGTATCCGCCTCTTCATGATGAGGAGCTCAACAAGCTGAACGATAATGTTACTGAATTGGAGATAAAAAGTGTTGTCTTCAGTATGCAGCCTTGGAAAGCACCGGGGCCTGATGGCTTTCCGGCTGGCTTTTATCAACGATCTTGGAACATGGTGGGTAATAGTGTGGTAGCTTTAGTTAGACAAGTGTAG
- the LOC131658066 gene encoding uncharacterized protein LOC131658066 yields the protein MERMEQEDNDDLFWEAEGITVKEGKRGGYDCPQIFLSKQEERRIQRPWRRGVIVKLLGRKIGYKALENRLKQMWVRKGIIRIIDLGYDYYLVCFTHDDDKNAVMMDGPWFIYDHYLTVKEWSPDFHPENDSIVKVAVWIRISGLPVEYYDPKILYVIGNLVGNTIKVDKNTLQGERGKYARICVEVDLTKPLFAMFELKDKSYRVEFEGLHLLCITCGKFGHYKEGCPMKKHMASTVPSTSVQGAKIDDGSDVRSMTIDSDQNGDRPWQVVQKQRRTRKPPEAKKKLPATGSWLAKAGTRFQVLGDSSGTIKENNNGADKINDEEIMIVEKFNSVTNNKDNGFMKEVQHQDDIITTNKGCNNETITPQNHVHILEDSGRQGVSFNTGGSKEVEVQESEGYKGDSTGNRKKHKKQQEKGIGLRHVLH from the coding sequence ATGGAGAGGATGGAACAGGAGGATAATGATGACCTGTTTTGGGAGGCGGAGGGAATCACAGTGAAGGAAGGTAAACGAGGAGGTTATGACTGTCCACAAATATTCCTATCTAAGCAAGAAGAGAGAAGGATTCAACGGCCGTGGCGTAGGGGAGTGATTGTCAAACTTTTGGGGAGGAAGATTGGTTACAAAGCCTTGGAGAATAGATTGAAACAAATGTGGGTGAGGAAAGGCATTATTCGTATCATTGATCTTGGATACGATTATTATTTAGTATGTTTCACTCATGATGATGATAAGAATGCGGTGATGATGGATGGACCGTGGTTCATCTATGATCACTACTTGACTGTCAAAGAGTGGTCACCAGATTTTCATCCCGAGAATGACTCCATTGTCAAAGTAGCAGTATGGATCAGGATATCGGGGCTTCCTGTGGAATATTATGATCCTAAGATCTTATATGTGATTGGGAATCTGGTGGGAAATACTATTAAAGTGGATAAGAACACGTTGCAAGGGGAAAGAGGTAAATATGCTCGTATTTGTGTGGAAGTGGATCTCACAAAGCCTCTATTTGCTATGTTCGAGTTGAAGGACAAAAGTTATAGAGTGGAGTTTGAAGGATTACACTTATTATGTATCACATGTGGGAAATTTGGGCATTACAAAGAAGGATGTCCAATGAAGAAACATATGGCGAGTACTGTTCCATCCACAAGTGTTCAAGGAGCAAAGATAGATGATGGGTCTGACGTGAGAAGCATGACGATAGATAGTGATCAAAATGGGGATAGGCCTTGGCAAGTGGTTCAGAAACAACGGCGCACCAGGAAACCTCCTGAGGCGAAGAAAAAACTTCCGGCGACGGGATCATGGCTGGCTAAGGCCGGAACTAGGTTTCAGGTGTTGGGAGACAGCAGTGGTACGATTAAGGAAAACAATAATGGGGCAGACAAAATTAATGATGAGGAAATCATGATAGTGGAAAAATTTAATTCGGTTACCAATAATAAAGATAACGGTTTTATGAAAGAAGTGCAGCATCAGGATGACATTATAACTACCAATAAAGGCTGTAATAATGAGACAATCACACCTCAGAACCACGTGCATATTCTTGAGGATAGTGGCAGACAAGGAGTATCTTTTAATACAGGTGGCAGCAAAGAAGTGGAAGTACAAGAAAGTGAAGGGTATAAGGGAGACAGTACCGGAAACCGAAAGAAACATAAGAAACAACAAGAAAAGGGAATAGGCTTGCGACACGTGTTACACTAG